One Ornithinicoccus hortensis genomic window, GCCACCGCGAACAGCCAGAACATGTTCTCGAACTCCTCGACGCTGATCGCGTCGGCCTGGCCGAGCATGATCGACATGACGTCGTCGCCGGGGTCCTGCTGCTTGCGTTCCCCGAGCAGGTGGGCATAGCGGTAGAGGTCCGGCATCCCCTCCCGCGACCGCGGGTCCGGCATCCGGCCCTCGGCGTCGGGCTCGGGCCGGACGGCGAGCGCCTCCCGGGCCAGGTCGGTGCCGGCCGCCGGGTCGAAGGCCGCGCTCGTGGCGTAGTCGGGGTCCTGGAAGCCGATCACCCGGTTGGACCAGTCGAAGAGCAGCATCCGGTCCTGGGGAGGCACCCCGAGCACGTCGGCCAGGGTGAGCAGCGGCAGGTCGGCGGCCACGTCCTTGGCGAAGTCCAGCTCCTGCCCCGGCCCGGTCAGCGCCCGGTCCACGATCGCGCTCACGTGCCCGGCGATCTGCTCCTCCAACCGGGTCACCGCCCGCGCGCTGAACGAACGCTGCAGCGGCCGCCGCAGCCGGGTGTGCTCCGGCGGGTCCTGGTTGAGCATCATCCGCTGCACGTAGGCGAGGTCCTCGGGCTTGGCCGGGTCACGCACCTGGGTCGCGCCGGTGTGCGAGGAGAAGGTCGCCGGGTCCTTCAGGACCGACTGCACGTCCGCATGCCGCAGCACCAGCCAGTAGCCCGGCCCACCGGGGAAGCCCGGGCCGGGTGGTTCCTCGACCCACACCACACCCGGGTCCGTCTCACGGAGCCGGGCGAGCACCTCCAGGGGCGCCCCCTCGACATACGTCCCCGGGTCGTGCACCACCGAGGTGCCCTCGGCGGCCACGCGGACGCCGGCCGACGCACTCACTGCCCGGCGCTCACTTGTCGGCCAGGAACGCCTCGATCGCGGTGGCG contains:
- a CDS encoding cytochrome P450 yields the protein MSASAGVRVAAEGTSVVHDPGTYVEGAPLEVLARLRETDPGVVWVEEPPGPGFPGGPGYWLVLRHADVQSVLKDPATFSSHTGATQVRDPAKPEDLAYVQRMMLNQDPPEHTRLRRPLQRSFSARAVTRLEEQIAGHVSAIVDRALTGPGQELDFAKDVAADLPLLTLADVLGVPPQDRMLLFDWSNRVIGFQDPDYATSAAFDPAAGTDLAREALAVRPEPDAEGRMPDPRSREGMPDLYRYAHLLGERKQQDPGDDVMSIMLGQADAISVEEFENMFWLFAVAGNETLRNGLPGGMHALLTHPDTQRLLRAEPDRIPAAVEEMLRWWTPVMVFRRTATRDTVVGDQPVAAGDKVVVSFLSANRDPRVFERPEDFDVTREARDHLVFGHGPHFCLGAHLARVQMRTMFTGLLARTSWLEPAGAPALLRSSFQRGIKRLPIRWT